The following coding sequences are from one Panicum hallii strain FIL2 chromosome 5, PHallii_v3.1, whole genome shotgun sequence window:
- the LOC112893925 gene encoding probable auxin efflux carrier component 9: MIPGSAVYHVVEAMAPLYTAAVLGYASVRWLKAFSDEQCAGINHFVALYAVPVLIFHMVSTNDPYHMNERLIAADTLQKAIMLLALTAWAFWSHFRGRRGGGKDGASASPIKWVVTNFSVASLPNTIIMGVPLLDGMYGSVSGGLMKQIVVMQFCIWYNVVIFLYEFMAARDSSAKISPVSVAAAAAENRDRIGENGGSIRAEGSQHQVVVNIEITEVAAAAAASPTAPDSAAEEAAAAVAKEMTADADANNNKVAGEAPAQQVPPVMHIVWMAVKKLLQIPNTYASFLGLIWSLMAFKIGFSMPKIVDDSLFIIYTTAVGLSMFASGTFIARQSRFVPCGYTIASLSMVLKFLIGPVLMLLVSLAIGMHGTLLHIAVVQAALPLAVTSFVYAEEYKVHADIMSTGVILGIFISLPVTIVYYILLGL, from the exons atgATCCCGGGGTCGGCCGTGTACCACGTCGTGGAGGCGATGGCGCCGCTGTacacggcggcggtgctgggctACGCGTCCGTGCGGTGGCTCAAGGCCTTCTCCGACGAGCAGTGCGCGGGGATCAACCACTTCGTCGCGCTCTACGCCGTGCCGGTCCTCATCTTCCACATGGTCTCCACCAACGACCCCTACCACATGAACGAGCGCCTCATCGCCGCCGACACGCTGCAGAAGGCCATCATGCTGCTCGCCCTCACGGCCTGGGCCTTCTGGTCCCActtccgcggccgccgcggcggcggcaaggacgGGGCGTCGGCGTCGCCGATCAAGTGGGTGGTCACCAACTTCTCTGTCGCGTCGCtgcccaacaccatcatcatgggCGTGCCGCTCCTCGACGGCATGTACGGGTCCGTGTCCGGGGGCCTCATGAAGCAGATCGTCGTCATGCAGTTCTGCATCTGGTACAACGTCGTCATCTTCCTCTACGAGTTCATGGCGGCGCGGGACAGCAGCGCCAAGATCAGCCCCGtgtcggtggcggcggcggcggccgagaaCCGCGATCGTATCGGCGAGAACGGCGGAAGCATTCGTGCCGAGGGTAGTCAGCACCAGGTGGTCGTCAACATTGAGATcaccgaggtggcggcggcggcggctgcgtcgCCCACGGCACCGGACAGCGCGGccgaagaggcggcggcggcggtcgcgaaGGAGATGACAGCAGATGCAGATGCTAATAATAATAAGGTCGCCGGGGAGGCGCCGGCCCAGCAGGTGCCGCCGGTGATGCACATCGTATGGATGGCGGTGAAGAAGCTTCTCCAGATTCCCAACACCTACGCGAGCTTCCTTGGCCTCATCTGGTCTCTCATGGCATTCAA GATTGGATTCTCGATGCCGAAAATTGTTGACGACTCCCTGTTCATCATCTACACAACCGCCGTTGGGTTGAGCATGTTCGCTTCAG GGACATTCATTGCGCGGCAGTCACGGTTCGTGCCGTGCGGGTACACGATCGCGTCGCTGTCCATGGTCCTCAAGTTCCTGATCGGCCCGGTGCTCATGCTGCTCGTCTCGCTCGCCATCGGAATGCACGGCACCCTTCTGCACATTGCTGTTGTACAG GCGGCGCTCCCCCTGGCCGTGACCTCGTTCGTGTACGCGGAGGAGTACAAGGTCCACGCCGACATCATGAGCACAGG GGTCATTCTCGGGATATTCATCTCGCTGCCGGTCACGATTGTGTACTACATACTGCTGGGGCTGTGA
- the LOC112893929 gene encoding EID1-like F-box protein 3 — protein sequence MSDGARKTRRFFGASSSGAGGSGAGSASYRGGVGIGAARVSDVNTGILDENVLALVFRSINFDPKALCTVARVSRRLRAVAERVLWRELCISRAPRMVASLTGVPVGVAGAPAPPPPGRIVGGWPALAKLLLFCCGAASAAVPGHFTGVSRFSKTSGRSFLSRRCRGDLLYVSDPCEHAVPGAADDVGAYRGVFRGFMRSRTRACLVGRRAALETRVRCPYCGARVWSMVAAGLVPRSAWRRLGAYEGRLEYYVCVSGHLHGNCWLARLTSSDGEHDGDSDDDDDDDDASTEGRSDDGHVPS from the coding sequence ATGAGCGACGGCGCGCGGAAAACGCGCCGGTTCTTCGGCGCGTCCAGCAGCGGCGCGGGCGGGAGCGGCGCCGGCAGCGCGAGCTACCGGGGAGGCGTCGGCATTGGGGCGGCGCGGGTCAGCGACGTGAACACGGGGATCCTGGACGAGAATGTCCTGGCGCTGGTGTTCCGGTCGATCAACTTCGACCCCAAGGCGCTCTGCACCGTGGCCCGCGTCAGCCGCCGGCTGCGCGCCGTTGCGGAGCGCGTGCTGTGGCGGGAGCTCTGCATCTCACGGGCCCCGCGGATGGTGGCCTCGCTGACGGGGGTCCCGGTGGGCGTGGCGGgggcgcccgcgcccccgccccccgggCGCATTGTGGGCGGGTGGCCAGCGCTGGCGAAGCTGCTCCTCTTCTGCTGCggcgcggcgtcggcggccgtGCCGGGCCACTTCACGGGGGTGTCCCGGTTCTCCaagacctccgggcggagcttCCTGTCGCGGCGGTGCCGGGGCGACCTGCTCTACGTGTCGGACCCCTGCGAGCACGCCGTGCCGGGCGCCGCCGACGACGTGGGCGCCTACCGCGGCGTGTTCCGCGGGTTCATGCGGTCCCGGACGCGGGCGTGCCTGGTGGGGCGGCGGGCCGCGCTGGAGACGCGCGTGCGCTGCCCCTACTGCGGCGCGCGCGTCTGGAGCATGGTGGCCGCCGGGCTGGTGCCCCGCAGCGCGTGGCGCAGGCTGGGCGCCTACGAGGGCCGCCTCGAGTACTACGTCTGCGTCAGCGGCCACCTCCACGGCAACTGCTGGCTCGCGCGCCTCACCTCCAGCGACGGCGAACACGACGGGGACTCGgatgacgacgatgacgacgacgacgcgtcCACGGAAGGCCGCAGCGACGACGGCCATGTCCCGTCCTAG
- the LOC112891866 gene encoding cysteine proteinase inhibitor 12-like: protein MSAEEMKAPALALAGESDDQRCGGVRDAPGCENDLGAIDLARFAIDAHKKNALTTLAPVLLSGPFAINPAGDIAPAEAAPPPPISASRAVRLPVCARLSPRRIIVHPRAAAISAEEMKAAALALAGEIDLRCGGVRDAPGCENDPCAIDLARFAVDAHNKNADGSCVCRWPHACQLEFEKLVKVKEQLVSGTLYYFTIEAKDGEAKKLYEAKVYECPWRNLMELRDFNPADC from the exons ATGAGCGCGGAAGAGATGAAGGCGCCGGCCTTGGCGCTGGCGGGGGAGAGCGACGACCAGCGGTGTGGAGGCGTCCGCGATGCGCCCGGGTGCGAGAACGACCTAGGCGCCATCGACCTTGCCCGCTTCGCCATCGATGCGCACAAGAAGAATGCCTTAACTACCCTTGCTCCTGTCCTCCTCTCT GGGCCATTTGCAATTAATCCGGCCGGCGACATAGCACCCGCcgaggccgcgccgccgccgccgatctcCGCAAGTCGCGCTGTCAGGCTTCCTGTTTGCGCTCGCCTCTCGCCGCGCCGCATCATCGTccacccgcgcgccgccgccatcagcGCGGAAGAGATGAAGGCGGCGGCCTTGGCGCTGGCGGGGGAGATCGATCTGCGGTGTGGAGGCGTCCGCGATGCGCCCGGGTGCGAGAACGACCCATGCGCCATCGACCTCGCCCGCTTCGCCGTCGATGCGCACAACAAGAATGCC GATGGAAGTTGCGTTTGCCGATGGCCGCATGCATG TCAGCTGGAGTTTGAGAAGCTTGTAAAAGTGAAGGAGCAACTGGTGTCTGGCACGCTGTACTATTTCACAATCGAGGCGAAGGATGGGGAGGCCAAGAAGCTCTACGAAGCAAAGGTCTATGAGTGTCCATGGAGGAACCTTATGGAGCTGCGGGACTTCAACCCCGCTGATTGCTGA
- the LOC112894937 gene encoding probable sugar phosphate/phosphate translocator At2g25520 has product MGKEGAGSGGGGGGDGGMSESVIRKVLVSYMYVAVWIFLSFAVIVYNKYILDPKMYNWPFPISLTMVHMAFCSSLAVALVRVLRVVDLPSSPAMTPQLYVASVLPIGALYSLSLWFSNSAYIYLSVSFIQMLKALMPVAVYSIGVLFKKETFKSSSMLNMLSISFGVAIAAYGEARFDVRGVALQLAAVAFEATRLVLIQILLTSKGISLNPITSLYYVAPCCLAFLVVPWVFVELPRLRAIGTFQPDLFIFGTNSLCAFALNLAVFLLVGKTSALTMNVAGVVKDWLLIAFSWSVIRDTVTPINLFGYGIAFLGVGYYNHVKLQALKAKEAQKKAAQADEEAGSLLQERDSHADRKTDNQA; this is encoded by the coding sequence ATGGGTAAGGAGggcgccggcagcggcggcggcggcggcggcgacggcggcatgTCGGAGTCGGTGATCCGCAAGGTGCTCGTCTCGTACATGTACGTGGCGGTGTGGATCTTCCTCTCCTTCGCCGTCATCGTCTACAACAAGTACATCCTCGACCCCAAGATGTACAACTGGCCCTTCCCCATCTCGCTCACCATGGTGCACATGGCCttctgctcctccctcgccgtCGCGCTCGTCCGCGTCCTCCGCGTCGTTGACCTGCCATCGTCGCCCGCCATGACGCCGCAGCTCTACGTCGCCTCCGTGCTCCCCATCGGCGCGCTCTACTCGCTCTCGCTCTGGTTCTCCAACTCGGCGTACATCTACCTGTCCGTCTCCTTCATCCAGATGCTCAAGGCGCTCATGCCCGTCGCCGTCTACTCCATCGGGGTGCTCTTCAAGAAGGAGACCTTCAAGTCCTCCTCCATGCTCAACATGCTCTCCATCTCCTTCggcgtcgccatcgccgcctaCGGCGAGGCGCGCTTCGACGTCCGCGGCGTCGCGCTGCAGCTCGCGGCCGTCGCGTTCGAGGCCACGCGCCTCGTCCTCATCCAGATCCTCCTCACATCCAAGGGCATCTCGCTCAACCCCATCACCTCGCTCTACTACGTCGCGCCCTGCTGCCTCGCCTTCCTCGTCGTGCCCTGGGTCTTCGTCGAGCTGCCCAGGCTGCGCGCCATCGGCACCTTCCAGCCGGACCTCTTCATCTTCGGCACCAACTCGCTCTGCGCCTTCGCGCTCAACCTCGCCGTCTTCCTGCTCGTCGGCAAGACGTCCGCGCTCACCATGAACGTCGCCGGCGTCGTCAAGGACTGGCTGCTCATCGCATTCTCCTGGTCCGTTATCCGCGACACCGTCACCCCCATCAACCTCTTCGGCTATGGGATCGCCTTCCTCGGCGTGGGCTACTACAACCACGTGAAGCTGCAGGCGCTCAAGGCCAAGGAGGCGCAGAAGAAGGCGGCGCAGGCCGACGAGGAGGCCGGGTCGCTGCTGCAGGAGCGCGACTCGCACGCCGACCGCAAGACTGACAACCAGGCGTAG
- the LOC112894829 gene encoding cystatin-1-like, whose amino-acid sequence MRKHRIAGLVAALLALALALALSSSRSAQEEAMADRGPLVGGVTDVPQNDNDIHLQELARFAVDEHNKKANALLGFEKLVKAKTQVVAGTMYYLTVEAKDGETKKLYEAKVWEKPWENFKELQEFKPVEESAST is encoded by the exons ATGCGCAAACACCGAATCGCCGGACTCGTGGCTGCCCTGctcgccctcgccctcgccctcgccctctcctcctcccgcaGCGCGCAAGAGGAAGCCATGGCGGACCGCGGGCCACTGGTGGGCGGCGTCACGGACGTGCCGCAGAACGACAACGACATCCACCTCCAGGAGCTCGCCCGCTTTGCCGTCGACGAGCACAACAAGAAGGCC AATGCTCTCCTGGGGTTCGAGAAGCTTGTGAAGGCGAAGACGCAAGTGGTTGCGGGCACCATGTACTATCTCACTGTTGAGGCAAAGGATGGGGAAACCAAGAAGCTCTATGAAGCTAAGGTCTGGGAGAAGCCATGGGAGAACTTCAAGGAGCTGCAGGAATTCAAGCCTGTTGAAGAGAGTGCTAGCACTTAA